A section of the Virgibacillus sp. NKC19-3 genome encodes:
- a CDS encoding CamS family sex pheromone protein, with translation MKKLSVLLVGTLLLITSCAPNIGNDDEISQDEESEEETAIVPSSQLTDESYRMILPYEPSAARGVTVNQIANRVDIDEMEEGLMRHSMQAYDPEDHYFQEGQYITEDMVLQWIDELNPDVDDDADKDVHEENPRYLSHILEQNYLVRGDEDSVHLDGISIGLALKSVYQFEADGAEHTEDIPMDEMMEQGEEMAQSILEEMRQIEGLENVPIMFGIYREEEQSSPVPGNFVAKTNVDGGDTTIGNWDSIDEETVLFPSEEGQEDYFDDHEIVTSFGNEIAEFFPNYTGIIGEGFYINEELQKLTIEIPLEFNAKAEVIGFTQYTNGLVQDMFADYYDLEINITSSNQMESLIYREAGEESPTVHIYD, from the coding sequence ATGAAGAAATTAAGTGTTTTGCTGGTGGGCACACTCCTGCTCATTACGAGCTGTGCACCGAATATAGGTAATGATGATGAAATTTCGCAAGATGAAGAATCAGAAGAGGAAACCGCAATCGTTCCAAGTAGTCAATTGACGGATGAGAGTTATCGGATGATCCTTCCATATGAACCCAGTGCAGCTAGAGGAGTAACTGTGAATCAGATTGCAAATCGCGTGGATATTGATGAGATGGAAGAAGGCTTAATGCGCCATTCCATGCAAGCATATGATCCGGAAGACCATTATTTTCAGGAGGGCCAATATATAACAGAGGATATGGTTCTGCAATGGATTGATGAGTTAAATCCGGATGTCGATGATGATGCAGACAAAGATGTTCATGAGGAAAACCCGCGTTATTTATCACATATTTTAGAGCAGAATTACTTAGTGCGTGGAGATGAAGACTCTGTTCATTTAGACGGAATCTCGATTGGACTTGCATTAAAGTCTGTTTATCAATTCGAGGCAGATGGGGCTGAGCATACGGAAGATATTCCGATGGATGAAATGATGGAGCAGGGAGAGGAAATGGCTCAATCCATATTGGAAGAGATGCGGCAAATAGAAGGACTGGAAAATGTCCCGATTATGTTTGGTATATACCGGGAAGAGGAGCAGAGTTCGCCTGTGCCTGGAAATTTTGTGGCTAAAACAAATGTAGACGGCGGAGATACGACCATCGGTAATTGGGATTCCATTGATGAAGAAACGGTCCTGTTTCCATCCGAAGAGGGACAGGAAGACTATTTTGATGACCATGAAATTGTCACGAGTTTTGGAAATGAAATTGCGGAATTCTTTCCTAACTATACAGGTATTATCGGGGAAGGCTTTTATATTAATGAAGAGTTACAAAAGCTGACAATCGAAATTCCGCTTGAATTCAATGCGAAGGCAGAGGTTATCGGATTTACGCAGTATACCAATGGGTTGGTTCAGGATATGTTTGCTGATTACTATGACTTGGAGATTAACATTACATCAAGTAACCAAATGGAAAGTCTTATTTACCGGGAAGCCGGAGAAGAATCGCCAACCGTTCATATTTATGATTAG
- a CDS encoding DUF3048 domain-containing protein — MRRTVYFVLVVVVILLTACSNEGDHTQDNEANKNKGKANAETPEIQTDEASEAFENMFPLTGEKANAEVDNRIVGVMVNNHDAARPQSGLSQADIVFEILAEGNITRFLALYQSEMPEVVGPVRSAREYYFELANEYNALYVYHGAADFVDDMIENRGIEHLDGSIYDNNGILFKRESFRKAPHNSYLQVAAVYDYAAQKGYATTATYDHLPFLTEEEVQALSQGDARQVEIAYADNPAEIVGFHYDDNSEKYIRYNGQEKTVDLNASDPIEVDNVFMIEAEHEVMDDAGRREVDLVSGGNGYLIQKGNIKEVQWENQNGRIIPVNDGTPVGFVPGKTWVNVVPTSPGIGQAVSISN, encoded by the coding sequence ATGCGAAGAACAGTTTATTTTGTACTGGTAGTGGTAGTGATACTTCTTACTGCTTGCTCCAATGAAGGAGATCACACGCAGGATAACGAGGCTAACAAGAATAAAGGGAAGGCAAACGCGGAAACGCCGGAGATACAGACCGATGAAGCGTCGGAGGCATTTGAAAATATGTTTCCGTTAACCGGGGAGAAGGCAAACGCGGAAGTTGATAATCGAATTGTTGGCGTCATGGTAAATAATCATGACGCGGCAAGACCACAATCCGGATTATCCCAGGCGGACATTGTTTTTGAAATTCTGGCTGAAGGGAATATTACACGTTTTTTAGCCCTTTATCAAAGTGAAATGCCAGAAGTAGTAGGACCTGTCCGAAGTGCGCGGGAATATTATTTTGAACTGGCGAATGAATATAACGCTTTATATGTCTATCACGGAGCGGCTGATTTTGTTGATGATATGATTGAAAATAGAGGGATTGAACATTTGGATGGTTCTATCTATGATAACAATGGTATTCTATTTAAGCGGGAGTCTTTTCGAAAGGCACCACATAATTCCTATTTACAAGTTGCAGCTGTTTATGACTACGCAGCGCAAAAGGGATATGCTACAACGGCTACTTATGATCACCTGCCCTTTTTAACGGAAGAAGAAGTGCAGGCTTTGTCGCAGGGAGATGCAAGACAAGTGGAAATCGCGTATGCAGATAACCCGGCGGAAATAGTAGGTTTCCATTATGATGACAACAGTGAAAAATATATAAGATATAATGGTCAGGAGAAAACCGTTGATTTAAATGCTAGTGATCCTATCGAGGTGGATAATGTATTTATGATAGAAGCTGAGCATGAAGTCATGGATGATGCAGGTCGTCGAGAAGTTGATCTAGTGTCCGGCGGGAATGGCTATCTAATCCAGAAAGGGAACATCAAGGAAGTTCAATGGGAGAATCAAAATGGAAGGATCATCCCGGTTAACGATGGTACTCCTGTTGGATTTGTTCCAGGTAAAACATGGGTCAACGTCGTCCCAACAAGCCCAGGAATAGGACAGGCTGTAAGCATATCAAACTAG
- the ligA gene encoding NAD-dependent DNA ligase LigA, whose translation MDKQQAQGKVAYLRELLTRYNHEYHVLDNPSVPDSEYDQKLQELIKLEEEFPELVTPDSPTQRIGGQPLEGFQKVKHNVAMMSLGNAFNEADLRAFARRANEGTDRPISFVCELKIDGLAVSLTYENGKFIRGATRGDGTIGEDITSNLRTIRSIPLAIHEPGTIEVRGEAFMPHQSFLALNEAKEANGEEPFANPRNAAAGSLRQLDPKIAAKRNLDIFLYGVGEWENSTLTKHSERLERLQELGLKTNREWKKCATIEEVIDYVNYWTEERPHLSYEIDGIVVKIDDLDQQEELGYTAKNPRWAIAYKFPAEEVITRLTAIELNVGRTGVITPTAILDPVKVAGTTVGRASLHNEDLIREKDIRIGDTVVIKKAGDIIPEVVRVVEEKRSEGTKEYHMPEACPACGSELVRLEEEVALRCINPNCPAQLKEGLIHFVSRNAMNIDGLGEKVIIQLFQEELIHTMADLYRLNKEDLLQLERMGEKSVTNLLEAIEASKGNSLERLLFGLGIRFIGAKAAKTIAAHFETMENLQKASYEELIAVDEIGDKMADSIVQYFSEQEVIDLLDELRNLNLNMEYTGPKQTKQDSVFAGKTVVITGRMDGFTRDEAKALVESMGGSVTGSVSKNTDILIAGEDAGSKYDKAEKLGITIWDEEQLQKAIKVRSELP comes from the coding sequence GTGGACAAACAACAAGCTCAAGGGAAAGTCGCATACTTACGTGAACTACTTACACGTTATAATCATGAATATCATGTTCTTGATAACCCAAGCGTACCGGATTCGGAGTATGATCAGAAGTTACAGGAGCTCATTAAACTGGAGGAGGAATTCCCCGAGCTCGTTACACCTGATTCACCTACCCAACGTATTGGCGGCCAGCCGCTGGAAGGGTTTCAAAAAGTAAAACATAATGTAGCAATGATGAGCCTTGGTAATGCATTTAATGAAGCAGACTTACGTGCCTTTGCAAGGCGGGCGAATGAAGGTACAGATAGACCGATATCCTTTGTCTGTGAGCTAAAAATTGACGGTTTGGCCGTATCCCTAACCTATGAAAACGGGAAGTTTATTCGTGGAGCAACGCGGGGAGATGGTACGATAGGTGAAGATATTACCAGTAATTTAAGAACCATCCGCAGTATTCCATTGGCAATTCATGAACCAGGAACCATTGAGGTTCGCGGGGAAGCATTTATGCCTCATCAATCATTCCTTGCGTTGAATGAGGCAAAGGAAGCAAATGGGGAAGAACCTTTTGCGAACCCAAGAAATGCCGCAGCTGGCTCATTAAGACAACTCGATCCGAAAATCGCAGCAAAACGTAATTTGGATATATTTTTATATGGGGTTGGTGAATGGGAAAATAGTACATTAACAAAGCATAGTGAACGTCTTGAACGATTGCAGGAATTAGGACTGAAAACAAATCGAGAATGGAAAAAATGTGCTACGATTGAAGAAGTTATCGATTATGTCAACTACTGGACAGAAGAACGGCCCCATTTAAGTTATGAAATTGATGGGATTGTCGTTAAAATAGATGATCTTGATCAGCAGGAAGAATTGGGCTATACTGCTAAAAATCCGCGTTGGGCGATTGCATACAAATTTCCTGCTGAAGAAGTTATAACACGTCTCACAGCTATCGAGCTAAATGTTGGAAGAACCGGTGTAATTACACCAACTGCTATTCTTGATCCGGTTAAGGTGGCAGGTACAACGGTAGGGCGCGCATCCTTACATAATGAGGATTTAATCCGGGAAAAAGATATTCGTATCGGTGATACGGTCGTGATAAAAAAAGCGGGCGATATTATTCCCGAGGTGGTTCGTGTCGTGGAAGAGAAACGATCTGAAGGCACAAAAGAATATCATATGCCAGAAGCCTGTCCGGCATGCGGGAGTGAACTGGTCCGGTTGGAGGAAGAAGTGGCGCTAAGATGTATCAATCCAAATTGTCCAGCGCAACTAAAGGAAGGACTCATCCATTTCGTATCCCGTAACGCGATGAATATTGATGGGTTAGGTGAGAAGGTAATCATCCAGCTTTTCCAGGAAGAATTAATTCATACCATGGCTGATTTATATAGGTTAAACAAGGAAGATCTGCTTCAGCTGGAGCGTATGGGTGAAAAATCGGTTACGAATTTACTTGAAGCGATTGAAGCATCGAAAGGGAATTCATTGGAAAGACTCTTATTCGGCTTAGGGATTAGATTTATTGGGGCAAAAGCGGCCAAAACGATAGCTGCCCATTTTGAGACCATGGAAAACCTGCAGAAAGCATCCTACGAGGAACTTATTGCAGTCGATGAAATAGGGGACAAAATGGCCGATTCAATCGTACAGTATTTTTCTGAGCAGGAAGTCATTGATTTATTAGATGAATTACGCAATCTAAACCTTAATATGGAATATACAGGGCCGAAGCAAACTAAACAAGACAGCGTTTTTGCCGGTAAAACAGTTGTGATAACGGGAAGAATGGATGGATTTACAAGGGACGAGGCGAAAGCATTGGTAGAATCGATGGGCGGCTCTGTTACAGGAAGTGTAAGTAAGAATACAGATATACTTATTGCAGGTGAAGATGCTGGATCTAAGTATGATAAAGCTGAAAAACTTGGAATCACGATTTGGGATGAGGAACAGCTGCAAAAAGCAATTAAGGTTAGGAGCGAATTGCCATGA
- the gatC gene encoding Asp-tRNA(Asn)/Glu-tRNA(Gln) amidotransferase subunit GatC, with translation MTDISKDQVKHVAHLARLAVSDEEAEKLTTELGSMIHFADQLNELDTTDIEPTIYDQEHLNVLRKDEPKRWTKKEEALKNAPDKQAGHFKVPSILE, from the coding sequence ATGACAGATATTTCAAAGGATCAGGTGAAGCATGTCGCGCATTTGGCACGGCTTGCAGTTAGTGATGAAGAAGCGGAAAAACTGACAACGGAATTAGGATCCATGATTCATTTTGCGGATCAGTTAAATGAACTCGATACAACAGATATCGAACCAACTATTTATGATCAAGAACATTTGAATGTATTGCGCAAGGACGAGCCGAAACGATGGACAAAGAAAGAGGAAGCATTGAAAAACGCTCCCGACAAACAGGCTGGTCATTTCAAAGTGCCATCGATATTGGAGTAG
- a CDS encoding heptaprenylglyceryl phosphate synthase — protein sequence MQTTLNEWKHIFKLDPAKEISDAHLEMVCESGTDAVIVGGTDNVTLDGVLDLLMRIRRYSVPCILEISRMEAIAPGFDYYFIPMVMNSNVKKWMMDMQHQAIKQYRELMNWKDIFFEGYCILNKDAKAFTHTNSFMPDDEDVMAYAYMAEHVFHLPIFYMEYSGKYGEPKLIEQVKRQLVSTLLFYGGGIENDSQAREMKEHADVIIVGNRIYTDIEEALKTVKAVR from the coding sequence TTGCAGACTACGTTGAACGAATGGAAGCACATATTTAAGCTCGATCCGGCCAAGGAAATTTCAGATGCGCATCTTGAGATGGTTTGTGAGTCAGGAACAGATGCAGTCATTGTTGGTGGAACAGATAATGTGACATTGGATGGCGTGCTTGATTTACTCATGCGCATTCGTCGCTATAGTGTCCCGTGCATATTGGAAATTTCTAGGATGGAGGCAATTGCTCCGGGGTTTGATTATTATTTTATCCCTATGGTGATGAATTCCAATGTGAAAAAGTGGATGATGGACATGCAGCATCAGGCGATTAAACAATACAGAGAACTGATGAATTGGAAGGACATATTTTTTGAAGGGTATTGTATTTTAAATAAAGACGCAAAAGCCTTCACCCATACGAACAGTTTTATGCCGGATGATGAGGACGTGATGGCATATGCTTATATGGCGGAGCATGTATTTCATTTGCCGATTTTTTATATGGAATACAGTGGAAAATATGGGGAACCTAAGCTTATTGAACAAGTGAAAAGGCAACTTGTATCTACATTGCTATTTTATGGTGGAGGGATCGAAAACGATTCTCAAGCACGTGAGATGAAAGAGCATGCGGATGTGATTATTGTAGGGAATCGTATTTATACAGATATAGAAGAAGCGCTTAAAACAGTGAAAGCAGTTAGATAA
- a CDS encoding helix-turn-helix domain-containing protein — protein MRTLVEIGSFIKLQRRKKEMTQGELAKGVVSLSYLSKIENKKTEASPEVIQMLCTRLGIQLDNELETTIQEKCKEWYSMLFAVNDKEEIIEKYHEVQALMDTNLTNSLLLFEIHKVRYYLVLGEFEKALDKINELNEVSSSFDNLHQFYWFKFRGNYNSLNGDFNEAMRLYRLAEERQNQFELEDKELGDLQYTIAVTHSKLRNTLEVIDYASKAMDIFQREYNFIRCAQCHILLGISYSRIKMYDKAIKNYNIAKHLAELNKNRQVIQLTNHNLGSLYSTIGNTEEAIKYFVNVVDDIEVHLNERLAAITSLIKEYYNIKDYEKTRFMINKAKEILDLAKDDYYYQLYNYIIQTYTYALNKEHDKFRSIVTDKFIPYLKKHNDYGNLVVYSNMLGSHFEELGKYKESVKYYKLANQTYEGLINI, from the coding sequence GTGAGGACATTGGTAGAGATCGGATCCTTTATCAAATTACAACGACGCAAAAAGGAAATGACACAGGGAGAATTAGCGAAAGGCGTAGTTTCTTTGTCCTATTTATCCAAGATAGAAAATAAGAAAACAGAAGCAAGCCCGGAGGTCATCCAAATGCTATGTACCCGCCTGGGCATCCAATTAGACAACGAATTGGAAACGACGATTCAGGAAAAATGTAAAGAGTGGTACAGTATGTTATTTGCTGTAAATGATAAAGAAGAGATTATTGAGAAATACCATGAAGTGCAAGCCTTAATGGACACAAATCTCACGAATAGCTTATTATTGTTTGAGATTCATAAAGTGAGGTATTACCTGGTCCTGGGAGAATTTGAGAAAGCGTTGGATAAGATTAATGAGTTGAATGAAGTATCCAGTTCATTTGATAATTTACATCAGTTTTATTGGTTTAAGTTTCGCGGGAATTATAATTCTTTAAATGGTGATTTTAATGAGGCGATGAGACTATACAGATTAGCGGAGGAGAGGCAAAATCAATTTGAATTGGAAGATAAAGAATTAGGTGATTTGCAATATACGATTGCAGTAACGCATAGTAAGCTCCGAAACACCTTGGAAGTAATTGATTATGCAAGTAAGGCAATGGATATTTTTCAACGCGAATATAATTTTATTCGCTGTGCCCAGTGTCATATTTTATTAGGAATTTCATACTCTAGAATTAAGATGTACGATAAAGCTATTAAAAATTATAACATAGCAAAACACTTAGCCGAGTTAAATAAAAACAGACAAGTAATTCAATTGACGAATCATAATTTAGGATCGTTGTACTCCACAATTGGTAATACCGAAGAGGCCATTAAGTATTTTGTGAATGTAGTAGATGATATAGAAGTTCATTTGAATGAAAGACTTGCTGCAATCACCTCATTAATAAAAGAGTATTATAATATTAAGGATTATGAAAAAACAAGGTTTATGATTAATAAGGCGAAAGAGATATTAGATTTGGCAAAAGATGATTATTATTATCAACTATATAATTATATTATTCAAACATATACGTATGCCCTAAATAAAGAGCATGATAAGTTTAGATCGATAGTTACAGATAAATTTATACCTTACTTAAAGAAGCATAATGATTACGGTAATTTGGTTGTTTATTCAAATATGCTGGGTAGTCATTTTGAAGAGCTAGGTAAGTATAAAGAATCTGTTAAATACTATAAACTCGCGAATCAAACATATGAGGGGTTAATCAATATTTAA
- a CDS encoding YerC/YecD family TrpR-related protein, whose product MQIDKLRGEQLNQLFDAILSLKDREECYQFFDDIATMSEIHSISQRLQVAKMLTEGYTYTVIENETNASTATISRVRRALNYGSDGYQIVLDRILEEK is encoded by the coding sequence TTGCAAATTGATAAATTACGAGGAGAACAATTAAATCAGTTGTTTGACGCCATACTGTCATTAAAGGACCGGGAAGAATGCTATCAATTTTTCGATGATATTGCTACAATGTCAGAAATACATTCGATCTCCCAGCGTCTGCAAGTGGCAAAGATGCTAACAGAAGGGTATACGTATACGGTCATTGAAAATGAAACAAATGCATCAACGGCAACTATCTCGCGTGTGCGCAGAGCACTTAATTATGGAAGTGATGGCTACCAAATCGTATTGGATCGAATATTGGAAGAAAAATGA
- the gatA gene encoding Asp-tRNA(Asn)/Glu-tRNA(Gln) amidotransferase subunit GatA — translation MSLFDYSIKELEEKLHTKEISVEDLVDISYNRIREVDDQVKAFLTLNEEKARGQAKELDKTASDDRLNRLFGMPSGIKDNIVTMGLRTTCASQFLRNFDDPLYDATVMNKLNAEKAITIGKLNMDEFAMGSSNENSGFDAARNPWNTDYVPGGSSGGSAASVAAGEVVFSLGSDTGGSIRQPASFCGVVGMKPTYGRVSRFGLVAFASSLDQIGPVTRTVEDNARVLEVISGYDTNDSTSADVEVPAFTDALTNDIKGLKIAVPKEYLGEGVSEEVKESVKRALDVYESLGASWEEVSLPHTKYAISAYYIIASSEASANLARFDGVRYGTRSSNATNMMDMFKLSRSEGFGEEVKRRIMLGTFALSSGYYDAYYKKAQKVRTLFKNDFDAVFNDYDVVIGPTTPTPAFKIGEKTDDPLTMYTNDILTIPVNLAGLPGISLPCGFSDDGLPFGLQIIGKHFDERTVYQAAYAYEQATDHHTKRPQLGGANA, via the coding sequence ATGTCATTATTTGACTACAGTATAAAGGAATTAGAAGAAAAGCTACATACGAAAGAGATCTCAGTAGAAGACCTGGTCGATATTTCTTATAATCGTATTAGAGAAGTAGATGATCAAGTGAAGGCCTTTTTGACATTGAATGAAGAAAAAGCACGCGGGCAAGCGAAGGAACTTGATAAAACGGCAAGTGATGACCGGTTGAATCGTCTGTTCGGGATGCCAAGTGGTATTAAAGATAACATCGTCACAATGGGTCTTCGGACAACTTGTGCGAGTCAATTTTTAAGAAACTTTGACGACCCGCTCTATGATGCAACTGTGATGAATAAGTTAAACGCGGAAAAAGCGATTACAATTGGAAAACTGAATATGGACGAATTTGCTATGGGTTCTTCCAACGAAAACTCAGGATTTGATGCTGCGCGTAATCCATGGAATACCGATTATGTACCAGGTGGATCCAGTGGTGGTTCCGCTGCTTCCGTAGCAGCCGGAGAAGTGGTATTTAGTTTAGGGTCAGATACAGGTGGATCGATTCGTCAACCAGCATCATTTTGTGGTGTGGTAGGCATGAAACCAACGTATGGTCGCGTTTCGCGTTTTGGCTTGGTTGCATTTGCATCATCCCTTGATCAAATCGGACCGGTCACTCGTACAGTAGAGGATAATGCGAGGGTACTTGAAGTAATCTCAGGCTATGATACAAATGACTCCACAAGTGCGGATGTGGAAGTGCCGGCGTTTACGGATGCTCTGACCAATGATATAAAAGGATTGAAAATAGCCGTACCAAAAGAATATCTTGGTGAAGGTGTCTCCGAAGAAGTGAAAGAATCCGTGAAACGGGCGCTGGATGTATATGAGTCATTGGGGGCTTCGTGGGAAGAAGTTTCCCTGCCGCATACGAAGTACGCCATTTCCGCTTATTATATTATCGCGTCATCAGAAGCGTCTGCGAACCTTGCCCGTTTTGACGGTGTACGTTATGGAACACGTTCATCGAATGCTACCAATATGATGGATATGTTCAAACTGTCTCGCAGTGAAGGCTTCGGAGAAGAAGTAAAACGGCGTATTATGTTGGGGACATTTGCACTTAGCTCCGGCTATTATGATGCCTATTACAAAAAAGCACAAAAAGTACGTACACTATTTAAAAATGATTTTGATGCGGTCTTTAACGATTATGATGTCGTAATCGGTCCAACAACCCCAACGCCTGCATTTAAGATTGGGGAAAAGACTGATGATCCATTGACCATGTATACCAATGATATTTTAACGATTCCAGTGAATTTGGCAGGTTTACCGGGGATCTCACTCCCTTGTGGATTTTCCGATGATGGACTCCCATTCGGCCTGCAAATTATTGGAAAACATTTTGATGAGCGTACCGTCTATCAGGCGGCATATGCGTATGAACAAGCAACAGATCACCATACAAAACGACCTCAATTAGGAGGTGCCAATGCATAA
- the pcrA gene encoding DNA helicase PcrA: MSQTMDGLLKGLNKEQRDAVKHTDGPLLIMAGAGSGKTRVLTHRIAYLLGEKDVSARNVLAITFTNKAAREMKDRVRRLVGPESEQMWVSTFHSMCVRILRRDIDRIGYNRNFTILDSGDQLSVIKQVLKNLNIDAKKFDPRAMLGQISGAKNELTTPEAYSKNVGNFFERQVAQIYEAYQKMLQKNQSLDFDDLIMQTIQLFKRVPEVLEYYQRRFQYIHVDEYQDTNHAQYFLVKQLASRFQNLCVVGDSDQSIYGWRGADIANILSFEKDYPAARTIFLEQNYRSTKSILSAANEVIRNNPGRKPKNLWTENPDGKNIHYYQGATEQEEALFVTDKIQELTRQEDYSLNDLAILYRTNAQSRAIEDTLMKSGIAYQMVGGTKFYERREIKDMVAYLRLITNPNDDISFERVVNVPKRGIGKTSVEKLREYAAVHDISFYEAVKEVDFTGISKKAANALAGFGNLIQTLSQQQEFLTATDMVEAVLERTGYEEMLQNEKSLEAQSRLENLEEFKTVTQDFEKAAEDKTLVAFLTDLALIADLDRVDEDDDQNEPKITLMTLHAAKGLEFPVVFLIGLEEMVFPHSRSMFDEKEMEEERRLAYVGITRAEQELYLTHAKMRTLYGRTNMNPISRFINEIPEDLVDGMEEAQAMMFGRGSEQQPKEGSAPAKRKAEKIQKTTGAESESWGPGDKASHHKWGIGTVVKVDGEGDGMELDIAFPAPIGIKRVLAKFAPITKQ, from the coding sequence ATGAGCCAGACGATGGACGGCTTATTAAAAGGATTGAATAAAGAGCAACGTGATGCTGTTAAACATACAGACGGCCCTTTGCTTATTATGGCAGGTGCAGGAAGTGGGAAAACGCGAGTACTCACACATCGCATCGCTTATTTACTTGGAGAAAAGGATGTTTCGGCAAGAAATGTATTGGCAATTACATTTACCAATAAAGCTGCACGTGAGATGAAAGATCGTGTACGAAGATTAGTTGGCCCGGAGAGTGAGCAGATGTGGGTCTCCACGTTTCACTCCATGTGTGTACGCATATTGAGACGGGATATTGATCGAATTGGATACAATCGTAATTTTACAATTTTAGATAGTGGTGACCAGCTATCGGTAATCAAACAAGTTTTAAAAAACCTGAATATCGATGCGAAGAAATTTGACCCTAGGGCAATGCTGGGTCAAATTAGTGGGGCGAAAAATGAGCTGACGACACCGGAAGCGTATAGCAAAAATGTCGGCAATTTTTTCGAACGACAGGTTGCACAAATTTATGAAGCGTATCAGAAAATGCTGCAGAAAAATCAGTCTCTTGATTTTGATGATTTGATCATGCAGACGATTCAATTGTTTAAACGGGTTCCAGAAGTGCTGGAGTATTACCAGCGCCGTTTTCAATATATTCATGTTGATGAGTATCAGGATACCAACCACGCACAGTATTTCCTTGTGAAGCAATTAGCAAGCCGCTTTCAAAATCTATGTGTTGTCGGAGACTCGGATCAGTCGATCTACGGGTGGCGTGGTGCGGATATTGCGAACATCCTTTCGTTTGAAAAAGATTACCCGGCCGCACGTACTATTTTCCTGGAACAAAATTACCGTTCTACAAAGTCTATCCTTTCTGCAGCGAATGAAGTGATTCGAAATAATCCAGGACGTAAGCCGAAAAATCTATGGACGGAAAATCCGGACGGGAAAAATATTCATTATTATCAAGGCGCTACCGAGCAGGAAGAAGCATTGTTTGTTACAGATAAGATTCAGGAGCTTACAAGACAAGAAGATTATTCCTTAAACGATTTGGCGATTTTATATCGGACAAACGCGCAATCCCGTGCAATCGAGGATACGTTAATGAAGTCGGGAATTGCGTATCAAATGGTTGGTGGTACTAAGTTCTATGAGCGAAGAGAAATTAAGGATATGGTTGCCTATTTACGGTTAATTACAAATCCGAATGACGATATCAGTTTTGAACGTGTGGTTAATGTTCCGAAACGCGGGATTGGTAAAACATCGGTTGAAAAGTTACGTGAGTATGCGGCTGTTCACGATATTTCCTTTTATGAAGCCGTAAAAGAAGTTGATTTCACGGGAATTTCCAAAAAAGCTGCCAATGCATTAGCGGGATTTGGGAACCTGATTCAGACCTTATCCCAGCAGCAGGAGTTTTTAACAGCGACGGATATGGTTGAAGCCGTGCTTGAGCGGACAGGCTATGAAGAGATGTTACAAAATGAAAAAAGTCTTGAGGCACAAAGTCGTCTGGAAAACTTGGAAGAATTCAAGACAGTTACACAAGATTTTGAAAAGGCGGCAGAAGATAAAACACTTGTCGCTTTCTTGACCGATCTCGCACTAATCGCAGACCTTGATCGTGTGGACGAAGATGATGATCAAAATGAACCAAAGATTACCTTGATGACGTTGCACGCAGCAAAGGGCTTAGAATTTCCGGTTGTCTTTTTGATTGGATTGGAGGAAATGGTCTTTCCGCATAGCCGCTCCATGTTTGATGAGAAAGAAATGGAAGAGGAGCGTAGACTAGCTTATGTAGGGATTACCCGCGCTGAGCAGGAACTTTACTTAACGCATGCAAAAATGCGCACACTATATGGAAGAACAAATATGAATCCGATCAGCAGGTTCATTAATGAAATTCCGGAAGATTTAGTTGATGGTATGGAAGAGGCACAAGCAATGATGTTTGGTAGGGGATCTGAACAACAACCCAAAGAAGGCTCAGCACCTGCCAAACGAAAAGCAGAAAAAATACAAAAAACAACGGGAGCAGAAAGTGAGTCCTGGGGGCCCGGTGATAAAGCAAGCCATCATAAATGGGGTATCGGTACTGTTGTGAAAGTGGATGGTGAAGGTGACGGAATGGAACTTGATATTGCATTTCCAGCTCCTATAGGCATCAAACGAGTATTGGCTAAATTTGCCCCCATTACGAAACAATAG